ggtcatttaggggtaaaataaattaaaatacaaaattaaaagccaattttgctcatcttcaaccccatggccgaatatagcaaggagaaaccgtggctagggtttttcaagcttccaagctcgattgtaagtccattctagccccgtttttcaagttctttacgtttttggagtcccggtagctcgattaagcttatgctagcaataattcaacctagggttcatatttggaaaaatacccataggtgaaatttgtgtattttggtgttttgtgatagaatatgaggttttaaattatgttagacaacttgtgctactcggttttaagcaaaaactagcaaaagggcttaatcggtaaaaatacctaatagtcataagtacatgttagagtgagaatttgatgtttccatagaagggaaaaatgatcagcatgtcataaaatataagaaaataggctgaagtttaatttacgagctttggggcaaaagtgtaaatatgcaaaagtttaggggtaaaactgtaattttgccaaaatatgattttgggtcaatttgaataatgtgagtcctaattagactatattttaaatgatagagcgaggaaaactaaaattcgggctaaaatggggaaaataccaagttgtggacgaaatggtaaaagtagccattttcgcatatgaggtaagttcatatgtaaatgttggtaacatagttattattttaaatgtttttatgttatttaaatgatatgataattattatgaaatatcatacttgtgacaattgtttgataatatgtcaaattatgtgatatacttggaaaatgaaatgtgaaatactaccgagtatcgatatcgacattccgtaggagatggttgagacacataattgggaaaaaggtcccgttgaaccttaggaatggattaggatacaagtgacatgtcactaggatgtttgggcatccgaactcgttgagttgagtccgagttcacttatggatgcgaatgtccgaactcgttgagttgagtccgagttcgagagatgtaactaggcatccgagctcgttgagttgagtccgagttcacttatggatgcgaacgcccgagctcgttgagttgagtccgagatcgcttatgggcgggttacatggtagcttggctacatatgtggcacttatgtgcaaactttccatgtatccgaattatattccgatgtgttcaacgggtaaagttctactgaaatggaggaatactcaagatgaaagggacgtattggtaagtgttgtgaaatgaatactttgaacaggtatgtacttaaccctcgggttgaaaactcgatataacaacaatatggtaagatgataaatgaaaatgtgatatgaatgtctcggtgatgattatgcaaatgatgttttatgtttgcttatatagttatgttacttgctatttgcatgtgaacttactaagcatttatgcttactccctccttttcattccttgtagttttgaacaagccagctcgggaatcgggacgggtcgaaggttcgatcacactatccaaaggactttcatctgggtaaatggcttgtaaaacttaagtatggcatgtatagcaatatatttattttgtgtaaataattttatgatatggccatgattggttgagaaaatgtttgatattgataattcATGGTGATGGtaaaatttagatcatgtttgatatcatggaagtttaataggttatctagttcataacaactcatgaaaagatgaaatttgccttaaaacagaatattgctgcagcaatgacatgaatttgaaaaatcaataaaaatagtataaatggaattaaattatgaataagttatggaatcgaagcttgatgagtctattttcatatggaagaagcgaaacaggcatatgagctatattttatgagatgtttaaatttttgtgaaacagggccagagcgatttctggatcccctgttttgactttggaaattcaccataaattttacaaatataattagaagtcattatttatatgtacagattcattattgagtctagttttattagagacaaacggcatagtcattgaagctctgtacagggagatatctgatttgtaatacacagaggtcagagtagtcgaaccctgaaacaggggagactttaactaataaactgtactaattggcccgaccaaaaaattctagaaaaaaattattagatatatatatgagtctagttttaggaaaaatttacggaattggatttcgagtttcggaactcgagatatgatttttaaagcgactatgatgcagttagccagcttgtctggaaattttaaaaataaattgtttgagctgtttaagtaatgaattaagtctattaacacctcgtgttcgactccagcgaaggtctcgggtacggggcgttacaattttctTACTCGATTTGATTAATTTTGGCATTTTCATCTTCTTATtgaaatttaatcaaccaaatatGTACCAAAGATGAAATGGTTTAGTCGAAAGTTCATCTTCTCAATAAGAAGCAGTACACTTAAGCACGCTACTCAAATGATGCCTCTTCGGTTTTCTTCATCTCAGATTGCTTGACATTCAACGAAACACAACCATATCTTCAAGTGAATCAATTCTCCTACAGCATATACCACTCACTGCATATTTTCTTCTAAAAAGTTTGCTAATAATATCATTCAAACACTCTAAAAATGATTCGTGCACTGGGGTAATTTTAGCAAAATTATTGGAAATTATCATTAGTTGTTTCACTGTAGACTTTGATACTCCCTCATTTAACATACAGTCTTAGGCATATTAAGGTTGATTGTACTCACCAGTACTGATTGTGAAATACAAATGAGTTAGTTGCCACTTTTTTCCCCTCATTATTGCAGTTCCAATGGTAGAATGCATGGGGTCCTATTTTGGATTTCTAGTGTCAAATGACCATAACTAGCTTCTCGGAATGCAGAATACTCTGGTTGGGGATCTAAAAATCTGCAGAATCAAAAAACCATTTGCTTAATTTAGTGAGGTATTTAGTTTGTAACAGATTAACTGTAAACAAGTAGCTAAATATCATTCCTGTATTTGTTGCAATATGCCATCAAACTAACCTTCCAGCTAGACCTTCTTGATTTCCACCATCTCCGACAGTGATGTAAATTGGAGTTGATTTGTTTGGTACAGGGTAACGTTCGCCACTTGATAATTGTTCCTTATATTTGAGATTCGAACATGAAAATTCAGAGGAAAGAAGCATGAGCCCTCCTTCCATAAAATAAACCAATGATTGTACTGAAATAGATACAATGGACAACAAACTATGCATGAAAGAGTTCAGTATAAAGAATTCAGGTGGCTCAAAAATGACTTGAATCCATTGATGATCCAAGGCCTTCAGCTTTCCTGTGAAATGCATGAAGGAACATGTATCAGTGGAGATGACATCCACAATCTCACATCACATTAATTGAGTTTCACACAAAAGATGAATAAATTGGATTCTAGGTGCTAATGCATGAACCAACCCATAAGTCAATTTTGGTTATTAGTCATAAAATTACAATGTGGCAACATGGAAATGCTAGTTAAAGATAAACATGCCGAAATTATATAAAGTGATGACTAGTGAAGTTAGCGTAGGGTGGGAGTGGCCTTACCATTCAAGGAGACCTCTATATCAAGAAACCCAAAAACAGAGAATGAGACTTTGTTTCGTGCAGAGTCAGGAGCTTCAACAACCTGAACCATGTCATTGGTCTTGAAGAAAAGGCGCCCCAATGTACTTCTGTAGCCGCCTCCTGCTCACATGAGATTCGAATAGTAAACCACACCCCAATCTAGAAAAATCATAAAACCTCGCCAACAATGGTAGAAGGTTACAGAGTTACAGAGGTAGAGagccaagaagaagaagaagagcaaaAACATGGTGTTTCAATAGAAAAGAATCAAACCCAAACAAATTAAGCAAATAAGACTTTTTTTTCAGTCTTCTTCTTctgctgcttcttcttcttctctgttaagggttttttttaggattttttttcaatttctgatGTGGACAACCTACGTGACAAGTTAACTGGCCACATCAGCTAGTTAACTTGCTACATCAGCAGTTCTGTTAAAATAGTAACAGAAACTATTAATcagtgactgttttgtcacttttttataacgttagtgactgttttgttatttttcaaaagttgagtgaTTGAAATAAATCTGGGTGACTATTTTGTTAGCTAGCTCAAAGTTAAGTGACTGTTGTTGAAATTTAcccaaaatatttttatgtttaccGTATATCCATGCTCCAATATAAATATAAATCCCGAATGAAAATACTTAATTGAGAAATCTACTCTCAGTTTCTGCTTCCTTAGGCTTTGCTTTTGCCTCCGCTGCTTCTTTCCCTCTTCCACCGTATTACTTATTTCACCTATTCATTTCCTCGAGCCCCACTTCTCCCTTGCACGCCACGTTTATATCGGCGGCAGCCTTAGAATGGACCCTTCTTTACCCGACCCCGCCTCCTCCCTTTCTGTCGATTCCGTCGCCGACAGTTTGAAAAGTCAAAGCTTAAGAGAACAAGGTAATGATCgcataaacaaagaaaataaaaacaaaaaggttAAATTGAGCCTTGAAGATCTCAATTGGGATCATTCCTTCGTTAGAGAGCTCCCTGGGGACCCTCAAAGCGATTCTATTCCACGTCAGGTTTAATTTCTACCTTTTTCTAAAATTCCTTTCCATGTTCTAGTTTTATTGTTTCTTCTTAGTTGAATAGAAATTTGTTGAAAGCATATCTTTCGGtcctaaatttggaatttttagGTCTTTTATTATGTAGTCAGTGTTTGTTCCGCTAAACTATACTAttagtttaaatttcatttttataaatttaatatacagAATGGAAGAAAGATAAAAATGATCTTTATGCTGTTTAAAGAGCGAGGAGCGAAAAGTTTGTATCTGTGATTTGTATAATTTGAGAtggacatttaaaaaaaaagttttctaATGAATTTGCAGGTTTTTCACGCGTGTTATACGAAAGTTTTACCATCGGCTGAAGTAGAGAATCCGGAACTTGTTGCTTGGTCAGACTCCGTGGCTGGCTTGCTTGATTTGGATTCTCATGAGTAAGTATTGCCTTGCACTGTACTCGTCCTTCAAAAAACAGTAGCAAATGAATGGTGATGGGTATCTAAGTAATCtgtatttatactttttatacgTATTAGATTTAGTGTCTGAAATGCTAATCGAAATTACCCTAGTTGAAATGATTCTCTGTAGGAAAACCGTGCTAGCATTTGCATCCCTGTTTACTTCtcactttttttatttgttactGTTGTTGTTATTATGAGCTTGCATATGGGACCTTGGATTGACTTTGGTATAGTACTTGAGTACTATTAAAACTGTGAGATgtgatttttatttcaaaattcggatatgccataaaacattttgtttgtttatgttcGGTTATCCTTGGAATGTTTAATTTTCAGCATCtgattgaaaaaatagaaggaagGGGAGGGTGGAGGGAACATATACGGATTTGAAGCTACTGATGATTATATGCCATTTTGATTTACCAAGATGTTTCTCAAGGTTTGCTTATGTATTGGATGACTTCTTATATCTTGCgatatttgttattttgttattgtCTTGAGTCTTGTAATGGAAGAATTTGAAAGTCAGTTGGATCAATTATCATATATGATAAAATACATCATCTTAAAGAGAGGGAGAGGATTGGTAATGCCTATATAGATAGGATTATGAAAAATAAGGTGAGGGCATTTTGTTATGCATGccccaaaataacaaaaaaaagtatCACGTACCTATCAACTTTGCCTTGTTATaccaaataaaaaggaaaaacccATAGGATTAATTCATTGCCACAGTATTGAGAATTTTTTCTTTCATGCCTTGGCTTTGATTGTTATTGACTGCTGTTTTCTGTATCCCCTAGTATTGCATTGTGTTGTCCAAGTGATTAACCTTACAGCTCTTCACTGGAATTGCAGATTCGAAAGACCAGATTTTCCTCTGAAATTTTCTGGGGCTTCTCCTTTGGCAGGAGCGTAAGTGTTTGTCTCTAGAACTTTTTACAAATTACTATCactttctttcttatttattCTCCTCTTGATCTTAGTTGATTTTCTCTCTGACAGGGTGCCATATGCACAATGCTACGGAGGACATCAGTTTGGCACATGGGCTGGCCAACTGGGTGATGGCCGTGCTATTACTCTTGGGGAGATTCTGAATTCTAAATCCGAAAGGTGGGAATTGCAGCTTAAAGGGGCTGGGAAGACTCCATATAGTCGATTTGCAGACGGCCTTGCGGTTTTACGAAGTAGTATCCGTGAATTTCTTTGCAGTGAAGCAATGCATTTTCTAGGAATCCCAACTACTCGTGCTCTCTGTCTTGTCACCACTGGAAAATTAGTAACTCGAGACATGTTTTATGAGtatgttcatttttttttttaattaagataaCCATGGGCTAACTAGACATTTCCTGCATAAAATGTATAACCTTTTGGGGTGTATTTTCAGTTATAATTGTTTATATCTTCTACTGCAGTGGTAATCCAAAGGAAGAGCCTGGTGCAATTGTTTGCAGAGTTGCACAGTCTTTTCTGCGGTTTGGTTCATTCCAAATACATGCTTCTAAGGGAGAAGAGGACCTTGGTATTGTATGTTCTTTGGCAGACTATGCCATCAGACATCACTTCCCTCATATTGAGAACATTAGTAAAAGTGAGACCTTGTCTTTTAGCACTGGTGACAATGGCCAATCGGTTGTGGATTTGACTTCAAACAAGTATGCAGGTAAATATAAGGATTTGTTATCATATGTGGTATTAAGGGTAAATGTTGAGCAATAGAGTTGTTTTGGCGAGATTAGAGTGGATAGATGAAAAATCAGATTGTGAATTGAGTAGGTCTTGTTTCTCTGTTCTTACATTTTTACTTCtggatttcttttttatttctctaGTGGCCCTGAGCACACAATTTTGTATTGCTTTTGATGTAAGCTTTGTGACATTCAGAAACGGTAAGGATATTCCTAAATTTCCTTTATATTGAGTACAGTGGCCAAACCAGGATTCTTGGAGAATACCTTGCTTGTTGCATAGTGCACGGTTTTGGGTCAATGAGGAAGCTTAGATTTAGTTTGAAAGCAGGAACCTGATAAGAATTGACTTTCTTTACATAAACCCATCCATGCAGGGCATGAGAGCTTCCCTGCAATCCTTTATgcaaattttgaatttgtttactaattatcattattattgtcaatCACTGCAGGTAGTTGTCTTGAGTATTGCCTTGAGCATGTTTGTCTGTAAGCTAGGATTTGTTGATTTTGTGGTAATAGTTCTAGTTTTCACTTCTTTTTTGTTTACATCCAGCATGGATCGTGGAGATTGCTGAGCGCACTGCTTCTTTGGTTGCAAGATGGCAGGGAGTTGGCTTTACTCATGGTGTGCTAAACACTGACAATATGAGCATTTTAGGTCTCACGATCGATTATGGTCCTTTCGGATTTCTGGATGCTTTTGATCCAAGTTACACACCAAATACTACAGATCTTCCTGGGAGAAGATACTGTTTTGCAAATCAACCTGATATTTGCTCGTGGAATATTACACAATTTGCCTCGACTTTGATGGCTGCACACCTCATAAGTGATAAAGAAGCCAGTTATGCCGTGGAAAGGTATGTCTGGTTTGAGTTCTCTTTCACTGTAATAGTAAAGTTTTCCATGGTAGACCATTAATACATTGTTTTGCTGCAGGTATGGGACAAAATTTATGGATGAATATCAAGCTATAATTACCCAAAAGCTTGGCCTCCAAAAGTACAATAAACAGCTTGTCAACAAACTTCTTAATAATTTGGCTGTGGATAAAGTGGATTACACAAACTTCTTTCGTTCGCTTTCCAATATCAAAGCAGATCCTGGCATTCCAGAAGGTGAGTTGTTAGTGCCACTGAAGGCTGTTCTACTGGATATTGGCAAGGAACGCAAGGAGGCATGGGCCAGTTGGGTACAGTCCTATATACAAGAGGTACAATATGTTCCTGGTCATGAATGTGTACTCACCAATGATTATGTGCATGTCAGTAgtgatgttaatttttatttattaatttcctTCATTGTTGGCTGAAAATAAATCATAGCCAAATACCCATGGTAACCTTATAAACCTACTTGCGGCGGTTAAAAAAAAGACCAGCTTTCCTACATATGTTTCCATTTCgtaaatatgtatgtataactatttttttctttgtatCATGTCCCATTAACAGTTTATAATTATGGTATTTGACAAGGAAACAATGATTTTCTGTGTGCGTTCCTCATCTTCTAATTTGTTGGTATCAACTGCTGTAATCTCACAAAATCTCTTTTTTCTTTATGCAGCTTGTTGCCAGTGGCATCTCGGATGAGGAGAGGAAAGCCTCCATGGACTTGGTGAATCCTAAATATGTGCTGAGGAACTACCTATGCCAGATTGCGATTGATGCAGCCGAAATTGGTGATTTTGGAGAGGTCCGAAGACTGCTTAAAGTAATGGAGAGGCCGTATGATGAGCAACCAGGAATGGAAAAATACGCTCGCTTGCCACCAGCATGGGCTTACCGGCCTGGTGTGTGTATGCTATCTTGTTCGTCTTGAGTTTACTGAATGACTGTTATACAAACCTTACAAATACCCATAAAGAAAAACCATTGTACATAAGAGCGGAAAAGattttttatttcccttttaattctacAACAAAGTGTAGCagcgttttatttttattttacctttGTTGCATCATCCATTGATGAGCGCTTTTACATGACTATTCATGTTTTTATAATCATCTATTTTCCCGTTTGTTGTAATAGGATGATACAGTAGAGAAATGAAATAATGGGCATGAAATGacttatgatgatgatgatgaaaggAGAGTCGGCGTTGCAGTTCATATAGTGGGAACAGAAATTGTGTTCTAAATGAGTTGTAATTATAGAGATGGCTTAAGAGATGTTTTGCTTGTAGCATCTTTGATCATATATCTTGTCTGCAGTTTGTCCATAATTCTTTTGCAATGGTCTCATTTTAGTAGGTATCAAACAAATCAAGCGATAGACCATCATAATCGTTTCTTCTGCTCTAGGAATATCTTCAATGTTGACAGTAGGAAATACTTGCTTTTCTGCCAAGCTGCCTCACTTTCATGTGATGTAGCAGTTATcgtaaaaatgaaaaagaaatgctACTTTAAAATTGTCAGTGCGAAATTTGAGTATTATTTGCATTGTATGTGACCACTAAATTTAAGGTAAGGATATAATGAAGCCTAATTCTTATTTGCGTTGGTACGGATGAACGGAAAATGCTTAAGGATAGAATGGAACAAgtacaaaaggaaaaaaaaaaaagaagaagaaacccAAAACCGATGGAGGAGAAGCCAAGCCAACATCATGATTTCGGCCACTATGAACTCATATATAGTGCGTTGACTCTAGGAAACCAATGTCGCCCATCCTATGGAAAGGAAGGGAAGTAAGTGTCGCTCAACCGCGAatccaaggttttttttttagtcCGAAATTAGATtagaagttttttaaaaaatatagcataattttattatttatcattttatgatttcatattttttaaggttaagcaattttgtttttattttttagattaaaatataattttatcatattaatttaaaatttcattacttaTAAGGAAACTAAATTGCAGATTTTTCATTTATTGGGCCATGCCCCTTGTAGGCCCAATTCCCTTAAATTTGCCGTTGTGGCGCCAAACGACCAAATCATGCTAGAAACTAGAAAAGCCCATCCATGAACCTTAACAAAAAATGTGGAGGAGCGTTATCAAACAACCGACCGAAGGGAGTCACAAGCCTACCTTCGCAAGGGAACCCAATCAACCGCTACTTGATGACCGGAGGCTGAAGAAAAGAAAGTGTGGATAGGTCCCAGTTTTATTCATTCGAAAGCATGGAGTAAGGAAATAATTTGCAAAGAAGAGAGAGAGAAGTAAACTGAGGAGGGCTGAGCAGACACCGGCTTGAGTATTATTTATAAGAACATAAAAATTCGATACGATTatccaaattattttttattaataatcaaGAGAGATAATTTAGGTCTAGGGTTTCCTTTTTGTAATGGGCTTGGGCCTCTTCTTTGCTGCTATGAATGAAATAACTTATGGAAGGAAAACGTATAGAAACataaagttaaaatatgctctaagtccTTGTATTCTTTatgcatttgaaatttagtcttatcaatttcatttataagaattcagtttttttatttctagattttaaattttagctctaattgttaaaattcttctattaaattcgtTAACGtgaagttttgaaatttaaaaagttcaTTTTGTAGCATTGTAACAAAAAAATACActgtaatgaatttaaatttaacaaaaaaaaatttatattgttaacaattagacttgtatttttaaatttgaaagatagagaaactaaattccttgaaataaaaatacgacAGAATTCTAAATGTACATAACTTGAAGGGACTTGTAGCCTTTTAACCAAACATAAAATATGGGGGCATAACATCATGCAGAcgttcatttttcatttttgtgcGGTGTTAAGCATCGAGTAAACTAAGGTTATGCTGCTACAGGTGCTACGGCCTACGAAAACAAACTTAAAGCTGAGCTCATCTTCCTTCACTACCAGCACCTGCAGCAAGGAACTCATCGTCGTCCCAAAACCTCGCTGCATGTCAAGCTGCCCAACAAGGACAATATGATCATTAGCTGAAAAAGGTGATCAGATCACCATGGAAATCCGACCAGTTacgaggaaaaagaaaatcatgtGTCTTCTGCAAAGTACACATATTAAGTTAATCTATAATGATGGGTGAAAAAAATCTTGTTACTAATGACTAGAGATAAGATATATAATCCTTAATTAAACATTGCACCCCTTATTCATACAATATGAAAGTTTAAAACAATCCATAATTCTTcctcaacccttaaataaaaggataatacgCTTTAGCGCACTTGAATCTACGCCTTCTTGTACTGATAAAAATATCGACGCcaactaaattaaaactcaatatgcaaaaaaataattaaaaattatacaaatgaattctaaataatttttttccctgCTTTGTATATTGGTTACTATCCATctcttcttaattttttttttctaatagaaACAACAACAAACCTTAacaaaatgaaggaaataaaagaGTGAAAAGGTAAGATAATTCGACTTTTGAATCTTTACTGCCCTTCTTACAAAATTATCTTGAAAAGTTTTAAGGCGAAAAAAATGTTTATACCTTCCATTTGTGTCCACTGAACCACATATAATCAATCATCACAAGgaacaaaaataattttcatttaaaaaaacagTTTGAAGCATATGAGTTGCCTATTGACCCTAATTCAAACTCATGCTATTATGAGATACAGGTAGATCAAAACGTATGTACTTACGAGTCAGTTTTGAATTTGACTAATCATTGAAACTATTTTGAATGCTTTCAAGAAAAGAATCACAACGTTAGCTAGTTTTAGGAAAACCAAATTCCAATTTGCTTCTTCTCATCTTTACATATTTACAtacttgtataatttatggttgaatgcattataaaacataaagaatCATTTATAACAAGATATCCATTCTCTTGTAAAAAGTTTGCACATATTCCAATTCCTGATGACATGGTGACCATCACTAACATGGAAAGTGTTCTTTTAATAGCCAATCTATTAAAGGAAAACTTTTGCAGAATCATCAAAGCAATATCATTGCTTTTAAAATCACAGCTTTCATGAGTTTAGATGTCACTTCTTCACTGCAAGTTGAGTTGTGAGCCATATTTGATAGGCTGTCATTAGCTCGGAGTGAAGTTATTGCAAAGCACTactctaaattaataatttgcaAGCGGTTTGTATGCTTAACAGTAGTGATGAAGATGATAATAGCATTGCTTTAGTACGCAACATCATGGAGTTACGAGGTCGTCAATGGGACATCAACATTGAGAATGTTTACAAGGGATTTATGCTTCCTTTGTGAAGCACTATGATTGTTCTGGCATTACATGTGAGCGTTTGTGCTTAGAAGTTATGCCAAGGCTTTAgcctttttcttttataaaaggaaaatgaaatcaCAACttccattaattatttttaatctttgaatttattgtctttacaaaaattataatcatttttttgaaatagaaaataattaaaaaagaaggaGATAGTAGTAATTGATTTATATGGGATAAAGTGAAGAAATGCCGGATGAAAGAGAAAATCGTTATGGAACATTCCACTTGTATAatgttaacctttttttttttggaaaaaaaatttaaagtgttCCGCTAAGAGTTAGTTATTCcttgcttttgaaaagtactataaaaaaatatttggtttGAGAAACATCTCTATACTCCTTGAGTCAAGGAACTGAGTCAATATGTTAGAATTTGAAAAGGTAATAAGTAGAAATTATCAGTGTTAGTTGATGGTGAAAAAAGATACTGAAGGCAATTGAAAAGGTTCGTATATTATGAGAAATAAATTTAGGGTGTTGACTAAATTGTAAGAGAGTGAAAAGTGTTAGGGTAAAAGTGAGAAAACTAAAAGTTAGAATTATTAGATTGAATTGAAGGGAAAAACAAGAGAGACTAGAGgtgaaattttacttaaaaaaatacgACTCACGAATGGTATTGTAGAGAAAACTAAGAGACTAAATGGTCAATGTTCAATTTAGATAAAAATGACATAAATaatgattaaggactaaattgtattaaattatgaTTGGTTGGAATAATTTAGAACtattttattttgcttaatttttaagttgataaaaagatgaaagaaaaaaaaatggttatCATCATTTTTGTGTCATCCTTCCatgaagaaagaaacaaaaaacttTGCAAAccttacattttagtccttattcacTATTTCCAA
The sequence above is drawn from the Gossypium hirsutum isolate 1008001.06 chromosome A05, Gossypium_hirsutum_v2.1, whole genome shotgun sequence genome and encodes:
- the LOC107959328 gene encoding protein adenylyltransferase SelO isoform X1; translation: MDPSLPDPASSLSVDSVADSLKSQSLREQGNDRINKENKNKKVKLSLEDLNWDHSFVRELPGDPQSDSIPRQVFHACYTKVLPSAEVENPELVAWSDSVAGLLDLDSHEFERPDFPLKFSGASPLAGAVPYAQCYGGHQFGTWAGQLGDGRAITLGEILNSKSERWELQLKGAGKTPYSRFADGLAVLRSSIREFLCSEAMHFLGIPTTRALCLVTTGKLVTRDMFYDGNPKEEPGAIVCRVAQSFLRFGSFQIHASKGEEDLGIVCSLADYAIRHHFPHIENISKSETLSFSTGDNGQSVVDLTSNKYAAWIVEIAERTASLVARWQGVGFTHGVLNTDNMSILGLTIDYGPFGFLDAFDPSYTPNTTDLPGRRYCFANQPDICSWNITQFASTLMAAHLISDKEASYAVERYGTKFMDEYQAIITQKLGLQKYNKQLVNKLLNNLAVDKVDYTNFFRSLSNIKADPGIPEGELLVPLKAVLLDIGKERKEAWASWVQSYIQELVASGISDEERKASMDLVNPKYVLRNYLCQIAIDAAEIGDFGEVRRLLKVMERPYDEQPGMEKYARLPPAWAYRPGVCMLSCSS
- the LOC107959328 gene encoding protein adenylyltransferase SelO isoform X2, whose protein sequence is MIICHFDLPRCFSRFERPDFPLKFSGASPLAGAVPYAQCYGGHQFGTWAGQLGDGRAITLGEILNSKSERWELQLKGAGKTPYSRFADGLAVLRSSIREFLCSEAMHFLGIPTTRALCLVTTGKLVTRDMFYDGNPKEEPGAIVCRVAQSFLRFGSFQIHASKGEEDLGIVCSLADYAIRHHFPHIENISKSETLSFSTGDNGQSVVDLTSNKYAAWIVEIAERTASLVARWQGVGFTHGVLNTDNMSILGLTIDYGPFGFLDAFDPSYTPNTTDLPGRRYCFANQPDICSWNITQFASTLMAAHLISDKEASYAVERYGTKFMDEYQAIITQKLGLQKYNKQLVNKLLNNLAVDKVDYTNFFRSLSNIKADPGIPEGELLVPLKAVLLDIGKERKEAWASWVQSYIQELVASGISDEERKASMDLVNPKYVLRNYLCQIAIDAAEIGDFGEVRRLLKVMERPYDEQPGMEKYARLPPAWAYRPGVCMLSCSS